The Gigantopelta aegis isolate Gae_Host chromosome 9, Gae_host_genome, whole genome shotgun sequence genomic sequence TCATTGTGTGTCTGATATATGGTTATGAGTAACTGGTAAAACTAGTAAAAAAAGTAAATCCATTGCTGCCACCTGGACTACTTCTGCTgagtaacagcaagggatcttttatatgtactttcacatagacagacagtacataccaaagcCTCCGATATACTAGACAGGCTGTGAAGTTACAAAGATCAGTGCCAATGTCAGTATTACTGCATATAGGTGTATTTTGCCAACTTactatgttttctttatttctattaTCTTGTACTGTAGAAGGCTTCAAAGAAGCCGCAGAGAAATTCCGCCTGGAGTCTGGCATCCAGCCTCCAGTGGATCTGGATGAACTTGACGACCGTATTCGGATCCGGGAAGCCATTCAGAACGGTCACATTCAAGATGCAATCGGCATGGTTAACAACCTGTATCCCGAGCTGCTTGATAACGACCGCTATCTTTACTTCAGGCTTCAGGTTTGTCTCTTCTGTACAGTTAAACCCCCTCTAAACCTAAGGTTCCGTTTTAAGGATTATCTGTTccgttctgtactgatatttaaaaagggaccataaaataggtctggttttgatggcatgtccagttttgaggggtttcacttaACTGTATATAAGTGGTGCATACAAACTTAAATTATGCAAATACCAATTTTGCAATTCATGGCTCCTTCTCAATATGTACCCTTACAGTTGGGTTTTAAGATATCAGATGTGGTTCTATTCTGTTCAATAGgatgtatttgtattcattcattcattgacacattcactcactcactcactcactcactcactcactctctcacttaTTTGTTAATTCATGTTTTCCAGCAACAAAAGCTAATAGAGCTGATCCGTGAGAAGAACATCGAGCTGGCTCTCGAGTACGCCCAGTCCCATCTCGCTGAGCGGGTGGAAGAAAACCCGGAGGTCCTATCGGAACTCGAACGCACTTTGGCCTTGCTGGCATTCGAGGAACCAGAGACATCTCCATTTGGGGAGCTGCTTCATCCCTCTCAAAGACAAAAGGTAAATATTACCACACAATTCTTTAGTTATGTCACCATGCTGTTGACCAATTTAATCAACTATTCAGTAGATATGTGTTCTACCATTGAGTTTTACTTTGCAAGGCACTGAGacagttgtttttggtttttcaaaatagatttatttatttacaaaccaTTTGGTGACGGTGGGACAGCTTATAAAATGGTAGTCATGTTgcaaatatggcctgctgtagACAATTTTGTATgactttgtttaaataatataatgtttagACAGATATTGGTAGAGCACTGTGAAATAATGCCAGGTACAGAAATCAGCTGTATTGTATGGGAAGTGAAATAGGACTCCTTGGCACTGGTTCATTCCACACTTCATAATGATCTCTATTTTGGAAGTTATCAAAAATTGTAAGCCTCTCataattttgtgtaaaaaataaaactgaatgtttaattcttgttttgttctgaATCATAGGTAGCAAGTGAATTGAATGCAGCAATATTAGAAGTGGACTCGACACCACGATTAGCCAATCTTTTAAAGTTGTTATTATGGGCACAAGAAGAACTAGAGAAGAAGAAAGTGAAATATCCCAAAATGACGGATATTGCCAAAGGAACAatagaagaaacaaaatgaatctCTAGGCAGTTACGTTATGAGCTATAGTGTGTGAGTGTTGTGATGTGTATCATTTTGACAACCGACGTGAATGTTGAAGGAAACCGAATGCATTTCAAAGAAGCCATTTTGACATGGAGTATAGCTTTTATCAAACCACGCGACTGGAATCTTTGATCTTTTGGCAGCTGTTGCATTTAGATTAAACACTTCTATGTAGAGACTATCTGTGAAAATTGTTGGTTTTTATTGTAACCTGGCGATTTGTAAAAATCACTCACTTAATTTCTTTGGATGTTTTTTAGTACAATATTGCAGCGTTCATTAGAAGTCGTGAATATTGTATTTCCCCAGTTCATAAGTTGTGAAGAGcgttcatttggcaaaataactCATGAACACAACTGAATCTAACTCCTGGAAAAAATGCAAATCATTCGTGCAATTATGAGTTGGGGTATTGAGATTGTCTATAAATCGCCTGAACGCTCTCCACTTGGTGAAGTTGTGTTCACAATTTGAAACCTGTGAATTCACAATGTTCACAAGCACTAAATGAATgcagaataatatatatatatattttttttaaaagtggcgTCTTGAAAAGGCAGGGCATTTGTGAGCAGTCTGATGTTCGTATAACTTAAGAGCAAAAACCAGTTCAGCTAATGACTGTGACAGTTCATCCTCATGAAAATGCCTCATGTAATTTGCTACTTGCTAGTTGACTAGTTGACATGATGGCTTAGCTACAGTAACccgacattttttcattaataaaatattaccatttcTCTACTATCTCATATGTCCACTTTATTCACAATCTTTTTTTTAGTGTAACTTCATCTCCAACAATAAtaagttttatttcttgttattGTGCTGTAGATTTACTTGTAATGTTAcaacaatattttaacatacattAATTAACGGAAAGGCAATAACACCTGCACAAAATATTTAGATGAATTGTTAAActatgaattattttattttaatattttttctaaGACACTATGCTCCTGCTTAGTATAAAGATTTAATACAGCTCATCTTTAAGGTGTTAAAATACACATGTTCATATGAGCATGTTACACATCAAAGGAAAGTACATTTCTTGTTCAGTTTtatgaactgaaaaaaaaccaaccttgtttttcattttaatccTACTTCCCCCTCCCCTCATTTATTTATCACATTGATTTTCATCTTCTTTCTTCCCATTCTGATACTTTTATGTTCATTCCCAATCTGACAGCTagccctattttttttttttaattttttttttatcttctacTGAAAGGAAAGTTTGCACGAAAGCtgggcacattttaaactagtaACAATTTATATGCTTATTGTGACACTAAGTTTGTTGGTAAATAGTGTGAGATagcttagagaagaaacctgttgctGCCACATAACCCactgaatagcagcaagggatctttcagtGAATTATCCCTCTTACAGAGCAGCCTTTAATTTGCcattgatggggggggggggaagggggagagAGCCCCAATAGGTCTACCAGTGATGATCGATCTTAAAGATCTGCAGTTGGTGAAtcttctaccactgagctgcatcCAAACCttcagttttattaaaaaattcacCTGGATATTAGTTCTGCATGGGGTTATAGGATGTCGCCCAGTGGTGATGTGCTCACCCagggaacgttttgttttctaataaaCTCAAAATCGATTAActactactgtttaatgttttaaacttgtgtagcgatctcCGAAGCTTACGTAGCAAATTGCAatatgatactgaacaaaatattgccCGTCACCTGATGCATGATTGATCAGAGGTCAGATGTTTAGACGGGTAATTTTATGCATGTCCCTACAGTTCCTAGCGAAAGGTTTAGatgcatttgttttgtgtataataaaatcattaaaacaataaaacccacATGGTTACACCAAGTACGACAGTGATCCTTTTCACACCTTTGGTTTGAAATGGTACGCAGTAAAATAGAACAGCTTACCGTAATTTGACACCATGGCAATTTTTGGTAAATGttagaattttttaaaatgatactattttgtacaaacaaggttgtatacatgtacagtaatcTATCTAAATTTTTCAACAGGAATTTTGTTTTGAGAGAAACGTCACCCAGAGTATTGTGAGATGCAAAAAGTGTCATCATTCGAATACAGATGTCAATCAAATATAAAACCAgttatattattgctatgcttCACAGTAACTCGGTCAAGACCCagcaaaatgtgttaaattttTGGGATCCAGTGTCactttatatgtttttaaaactgttcaAATCTTGGTAGATAGTATAAATATTACTAGAAGAGGGCCTAGGAAGTTGGCAAACTTGCacccaatccttttgttgtttatgcaataaaatatgttttcagtcaaTACATATTTCAAAAGCAATGGGAAGTTATGTTTATATCCCTTTAATTAATTCAGCATCCAATTATTACACAAACTAAAGAAATAGATTTGCTGGTACAATAACACACAGATTACCGTTAACTTGAAATCTTAATTTGAAGTCGATTGCTACCTATGAAAGAAAACATGTGAAAGTGTTAGttgttattgtaaaatataattgtgaGCTGTAGTGTGATCATACATTTTGTTATGCCTGGAATACTGCTTCCAACTTATTTTATGTTGTAATTCATAtattgcaaataaattatttatatgaatatttgcGTTTATAAATGTCTTAAGGAATGGAGTGTTTTGTTCATTATTGCTGTCGAGTGTGAAACTtatttttgaagacaaaactcCCAATCAAGGCCACTAATTTTTTAATGTCTTCAGACAGAATAATACAAACAATGATGCATCAGTCTTAGAGCATTGGTTAAATTGGGAAATAACAATATCAAAGGTAATTCCAAAATGGAACCGTGTGAGTGAAATTGTGGGTGAAAAGTGACCTGACAATTCTGTCTTGAATGTATCTAAACTGGTGTATATCAAAACTGATTTAGGACTTGTTTCCGATGTGCCATGGgccatttttaaacaaccatttctctttccaacaaaaaaaacactgttttgtttaacgacaccactagagcatattgaatttttaatcatcggctattggctgtcaaacacttggtaatttttagTCTTGGAGAAAAAACcggatacatttttccattagtagcaagggatcttttatatgcactatcccacagacaggatagtacataccatggcttttgatacatcagttgtggtgcactggctggattgataaatagcccagtgggcccaccgacaggtgTAATTCTATACTGTCGCGCAGCAAGTGCTTCTTTCCAAGTCTGATGCGAGATCTTGTTAGAAAAGTATCACctgcatgtattttgtggtaaagGTGTTCTCATAATAGATTTAGACTCCCACATATATAACGGCTTCtgtttaaacaagcattctgacccaacaatttttcgtatctcctaaatgcAAGGGCTaaacatctgtgaaaagtgggtaaatcaccatgaaagttaaacttgatcagtaaaagtacatggtaaagctataaacaaaatttcacctcaatatttCAGCTCAATAATATTGTGTCTAATTATGTCTAAGCCTTCTGCAAAAAACATCCGTGAGACAGACATGGACAGActgacagaaggacggagatgaaatctatagtaccctccggttggaccggtaggggaatcataatcataatatgCCTATTAGGATATTGTTAGTAATTGCTAATAAGTGCAAGTTGTGTACATTTAAGAGTTCATAAATCCActtaaataattttaagaaaaacatggTTTTGCTGCATCATGATGTAGTGTATACCACAAAAAGCTGTTTTAACATCCTCTTCGATGAGCATAGATTGTGTTTTTGTCAAACTTTATTGTCGAATTGTGTTAACATTGGTACACCACT encodes the following:
- the LOC121381397 gene encoding glucose-induced degradation protein 8 homolog — encoded protein: MFSLSFKMNFGGDKPASEEITKDDWLNKLQDIHITRADMNALIMNYLVTEGFKEAAEKFRLESGIQPPVDLDELDDRIRIREAIQNGHIQDAIGMVNNLYPELLDNDRYLYFRLQQQKLIELIREKNIELALEYAQSHLAERVEENPEVLSELERTLALLAFEEPETSPFGELLHPSQRQKVASELNAAILEVDSTPRLANLLKLLLWAQEELEKKKVKYPKMTDIAKGTIEETK